A stretch of Mesoplodon densirostris isolate mMesDen1 chromosome 9, mMesDen1 primary haplotype, whole genome shotgun sequence DNA encodes these proteins:
- the LOC132495642 gene encoding retinitis pigmentosa 9 protein-like isoform X1, translated as MSSRLGRDDSGTGGARRPQEPPGQELQRRREQRRRRHDAQQLQQLKHLESFYEKPPPGLIKEDETKPEDCIPDVPGNEHAREFLAHAPTKGLWMPLGKEVKVMQCWRCKRYGHRTGDKECPFFITGNQKLEQFKVAHEDPMYDIIRENKRHEKYVRIQQLKQLLEDSTSDEDGNSSSSSECKEKHKKKKKKEKHKKKKKEKKKKKKRKHKSSKSNESSDSE; from the exons ATGTCGTCCCGGCTCGGGCGCGACGACTCGGGGACCGGGGGCGCGCGGCGGCCGCAGGAGCCTCCGGGGCAGGAGCTGCAGCGACGCCGGGAGCAGAGGCGGCGGCGGCACGACgcgcagcagctgcagcagctcaAGCACCTGGAGTCCTT TTATGAAAAACCTCCTCCTGGACTTATCAAG GAAGATGAGACTAAGCCAGAAGACTGTATACCAGATGTCCCAGGCAACGAACATGCCAGGGAATTTCTGGCCCATGCACCAACCAAAGGACTTTGGATGCCACTGGGGAAAGAAGTCAAAGTCATGCAGT gtTGGCGCTGTAAACGATATGGTCACCGAACAGGCGACAAAGAATGCCCTTTTTTTATCACAGGCAACCAAAAGTTAGAACAGTTCAAAGTA GCACATGAAGATCCCATGTATGACATCATACGAGAGAATAAAAGACATGAAAAGTATGTAAG GATACAACAGTTAAAACAGTTACTGGAGGATTCAACATCAGATGAAGATGGGAACAGCTCCAGTTCCTCAGAATGTAAAgagaaacacaagaaaaagaagaagaaagagaagcataagaaaaagaagaaagaaaagaaaaagaagaaaaaacgaAAGCATAAGTCTTCCAAGTCAAATGAGAGTTCAGACTCAGAATGA
- the LOC132495642 gene encoding retinitis pigmentosa 9 protein-like isoform X2 has protein sequence MSSRLGRDDSGTGGARRPQEPPGQELQRRREQRRRRHDAQQLQQLKHLESFYEKPPPGLIKEDETKPEDCIPDVPGNEHAREFLAHAPTKGLWMPLGKEVKVMQCWRCKRYGHRTGDKECPFFITGNQKLEQFKVAHEDPMYDIIRENKRHEKYVRDWIPPSLKNNGCGPV, from the exons ATGTCGTCCCGGCTCGGGCGCGACGACTCGGGGACCGGGGGCGCGCGGCGGCCGCAGGAGCCTCCGGGGCAGGAGCTGCAGCGACGCCGGGAGCAGAGGCGGCGGCGGCACGACgcgcagcagctgcagcagctcaAGCACCTGGAGTCCTT TTATGAAAAACCTCCTCCTGGACTTATCAAG GAAGATGAGACTAAGCCAGAAGACTGTATACCAGATGTCCCAGGCAACGAACATGCCAGGGAATTTCTGGCCCATGCACCAACCAAAGGACTTTGGATGCCACTGGGGAAAGAAGTCAAAGTCATGCAGT gtTGGCGCTGTAAACGATATGGTCACCGAACAGGCGACAAAGAATGCCCTTTTTTTATCACAGGCAACCAAAAGTTAGAACAGTTCAAAGTA GCACATGAAGATCCCATGTATGACATCATACGAGAGAATAAAAGACATGAAAAGTATGTAAG GGATTGGATTCCCCCCTCTTTAAAGAATAACGGATGTGGGCCAGTCTGA